One Lycium barbarum isolate Lr01 chromosome 5, ASM1917538v2, whole genome shotgun sequence genomic window carries:
- the LOC132640016 gene encoding 1-(5-phosphoribosyl)-5-[(5-phosphoribosylamino)methylideneamino] imidazole-4-carboxamide isomerase, chloroplastic: protein MQSIQATSASSLQNLFLGKNLSYAPCTIDRTQDFIPAVTSPPLAQRLSVQCGVRFRPCIDIHKGKVKQIVGSTLRDSNEADTSLVTNFESDKSAAEYAKLYRDDGLVGGHAIMLGADPLSKAAAIEALHAYPGGLQVGGGIKTENALSYIEEGASHVIVTSYVFNNGQMDLERLKELASLIGRKRLVLDLSCRKKEGEYVIVTDRWQKFSDVHLNEKVLTFLAEYADEFLVHGVDVEGKKLGIDEELVALLGKYSPIPVTYAGGVTVMADLEKIKVAGMGRVDVTVGSALDIFGGNLVYKDVVAWHTLQDSLAV, encoded by the exons ATGCAAAGTATCCAAGCAACTTCAGCCTCATCACTGCAAAACTTATTCTTGGGAAAGAATCTCAGCTATGCACCGTGTACTATTGACAGAACGCAAGATTTCATACCTGCTGTGACATCACCTCCATTAG CTCAGAGGCTATCCGTACAATGTGGGGTTCGGTTCCGCCCTTGCATTGACATACACAAG gGAAAAGTGAAGCAAATTGTTGGATCCACTCTTCGAGATTCTAACGAGGCAGATACAAGCCTCGTAACTAACTTTGAATCTGATAAGTCAGCTGCAGAATATGCAAAGCTTTACAGAGACGATGGCCTTGTAGGTGGCCATGCGATTATGCTCGGTGCTGACCCCTTGAGCAAAGCTGCTGCAATTGAAGCATTACATGCTTACCCTG GTGGGTTGCAAGTTGGAGGGGGAATTAAAACCGAAAATGCTTTGAGTTACATTGAAGAAGGAGCCAGCCATGTCATTGTCACCTCG TATGTCTTTAACAATGGACAAATGGACCTTGAGAGACTTAAGGAACTTGCTTCTCTCATTGGAAGAAAGAGGCTTGTTTTGGATCTTAGTTGCCGGAAAAAG GAAGGCGAGTATGTAATTGTCACAGACAGATGGCAGAAGTTCAGTGACGTACATCTCAACGAGAAAGTCCTGACTTTTCTTGCAGAGTACGCTGATGAGTTTCTGGTTCATGGAGTTGATGTTGAAGGCAAAAA GCTGGGAATAGATGAGGAGCTTGTAGCATTGCTTGGAAAGTATTCCCCC ATTCCTGTAACATATGCTGGTGGTGTAACTGTAATGGCTGATCTTGAGAAGATCAAAGTTGCGGGAATGGGGCGTGTGGACGTGACAGTGGGCAGTGCTTTGGATATTTTCGGAGGTAACTTGGTATACAAAGACGTCGTGGCTTGGCACACTCTGCAAGATTCTTTGGCAGTTTAA